One segment of Treponema vincentii F0403 DNA contains the following:
- a CDS encoding four helix bundle protein, translating to MTQYPLQIKNKLCDTNREFVMSKQLLKSGTSIGANIKEAQQGQSKADFYAKLYISLKEASETEYWLELLHESGYIGEEGFSAIYQDCQEIIKILVAITKHRRNG from the coding sequence ATCACACAGTATCCATTACAAATTAAGAATAAGCTCTGTGATACGAACCGTGAGTTTGTTATGTCAAAACAGCTTTTAAAAAGCGGAACGAGCATCGGAGCAAACATTAAAGAAGCCCAGCAGGGACAAAGCAAGGCAGACTTTTATGCAAAGCTCTATATCTCGCTCAAAGAGGCAAGCGAAACAGAATATTGGCTGGAGCTTTTACACGAAAGCGGATATATCGGTGAAGAAGGGTTTTCTGCAATCTACCAAGACTGCCAAGAAATCATCAAAATCCTCGTCGCTATAACAAAACACAGGAGAAATGGGTAA
- a CDS encoding ABC transporter permease, with the protein MTRNRMYLKMITSSLVRRRSRMLVALLAIAIGSTVLSGLLTIYYDIPRQMGTVFRSYGANLIFLPAGSEAKIMEEQIGAIKQAIDPDKLVGFAPYIYQSAKVNEQPYMIAATDLESAKSNSPYWLVRGDWPHNKKEVLIGHEISRNIELSVGDTFIVNTPKPNGDVTVTECTVSGIVTTGGVEEEFIFMSLEDIKGIIGYDDRFDVIECSIDGNQEYLKSIADTVSKQVSGITPRLVKRVTESQDVVLSKLQALVWIVTIIVLFLTMICVTTTMMAVVAERRKEIGLKKALGASNSSVVKDFMGEAVMLGLIGGIFGVVLGYVFADNVSISVFAREVSFPVQLAPFTVIASIVITIVSCLFPVRATVDIDPALVLRGE; encoded by the coding sequence ATGACAAGAAACAGAATGTATTTAAAGATGATTACCAGTTCGCTGGTACGCCGCCGGTCGCGGATGCTTGTCGCGTTGCTGGCAATCGCAATCGGTTCTACGGTGCTGTCGGGCTTGCTGACTATTTACTATGATATTCCGCGCCAGATGGGGACGGTGTTCCGCTCATACGGCGCAAATTTGATATTCCTTCCGGCGGGAAGCGAAGCCAAGATTATGGAGGAGCAAATCGGTGCTATTAAACAGGCAATCGATCCCGATAAGCTGGTCGGTTTTGCGCCGTACATCTATCAGTCTGCAAAGGTGAACGAGCAGCCGTATATGATCGCCGCGACCGATCTGGAAAGTGCAAAAAGTAATAGTCCGTATTGGCTTGTCCGCGGGGACTGGCCGCACAATAAAAAAGAAGTGCTGATCGGACATGAAATAAGCCGCAACATTGAATTGTCGGTCGGCGATACTTTTATCGTCAATACGCCGAAACCGAACGGCGATGTAACCGTCACCGAATGCACCGTGTCGGGCATTGTTACCACCGGCGGCGTGGAAGAAGAATTCATCTTTATGAGCCTTGAGGACATCAAGGGGATTATCGGGTATGACGATCGGTTCGATGTTATTGAATGCAGCATCGATGGCAATCAGGAATACCTGAAATCGATAGCCGACACCGTATCGAAGCAAGTGAGCGGTATTACGCCGCGGCTTGTAAAGCGCGTAACGGAATCTCAGGATGTGGTTTTAAGCAAGCTGCAGGCGCTCGTGTGGATTGTTACCATCATCGTGTTGTTCTTAACGATGATTTGCGTAACGACAACGATGATGGCGGTTGTTGCGGAGCGCAGAAAAGAAATCGGCCTTAAAAAAGCGCTCGGCGCTTCGAACAGCAGCGTCGTTAAAGACTTTATGGGCGAAGCGGTGATGCTCGGCTTAATCGGCGGTATCTTCGGCGTGGTATTAGGCTATGTGTTTGCCGATAACGTGAGCATCAGCGTATTTGCCCGCGAAGTGTCGTTCCCGGTGCAGCTCGCGCCGTTTACGGTCATCGCATCGATTGTCATTACGATTGTTTCCTGTTTGTTCCCGGTGCGCGCCACGGTAGATATCGACCCCGCCTTGGTTTTACGCGGGGAGTAG
- a CDS encoding Fe-S-containing protein, with protein MVPVTISLVFLLILLFTSTNHKGKRARLYENLFSAAVFLYAASMIFYYLPVIIMLATTLVNYGESAVSTIVLFRLIGYVLGLVSMLCAGLAIYKTLVKLSDIELKLSVAGALCIFGVTQVVVILQRLYSLGIIPRNDFIFAFIATVVNHANFFTFAIILFIMIPPIILWQKNRTITEVYHNNAELRKLKAQKRNARRWAKFSLVLLIGSVLSLSVLRHYVDREVPLSPPENYTIADGMAMIPISELEDDKLHRYAYTSEQGIEVRFIAIKKSEGSYGVGLDACDICGPTGYFERNGEVICKLCDVVMNKGTIGFPGGCNPVPIAYIIHDEKIKIKIADLEAEAHRFK; from the coding sequence ATGGTTCCTGTTACCATCTCGCTTGTATTTTTACTTATCCTGCTTTTTACTTCTACCAATCATAAAGGGAAACGGGCGCGCCTCTATGAAAATCTTTTTAGTGCGGCGGTCTTTTTATATGCGGCTTCGATGATATTTTACTATCTTCCCGTTATCATCATGCTGGCAACCACATTGGTCAATTACGGCGAAAGCGCGGTAAGCACGATTGTCTTGTTTAGACTGATAGGTTATGTGCTCGGCCTTGTGAGTATGCTGTGCGCCGGCTTGGCTATCTATAAAACGCTGGTTAAGTTATCCGATATAGAGCTTAAACTGTCAGTTGCCGGTGCGCTTTGTATTTTCGGTGTTACGCAGGTTGTCGTTATTTTACAGCGCCTCTATTCTTTAGGTATTATCCCCCGCAATGACTTTATCTTTGCATTCATTGCAACGGTAGTAAACCATGCCAATTTCTTTACCTTCGCTATTATCCTATTCATTATGATTCCGCCGATAATCCTCTGGCAGAAGAACCGGACAATTACGGAGGTGTATCACAACAATGCCGAGCTGCGAAAACTGAAAGCGCAAAAGCGCAACGCACGCCGGTGGGCGAAATTTTCGCTGGTCTTGCTGATCGGTTCGGTTTTATCTCTGTCCGTTTTGCGGCACTATGTCGACCGGGAAGTTCCGCTTTCGCCTCCGGAAAATTATACGATTGCCGACGGTATGGCGATGATTCCTATTTCGGAATTGGAAGATGATAAGCTGCATCGGTATGCGTATACTTCGGAGCAGGGAATTGAAGTCCGGTTTATTGCCATTAAAAAGAGCGAAGGCTCTTATGGCGTAGGGCTTGATGCGTGCGATATCTGCGGTCCTACCGGATATTTTGAACGGAACGGAGAGGTTATCTGTAAACTCTGCGATGTCGTTATGAATAAGGGAACCATCGGATTCCCCGGCGGATGCAACCCCGTGCCGATTGCATACATCATCCATGACGAAAAGATCAAAATAAAGATAGCCGATCTCGAAGCGGAAGCGCACCGCTTTAAATGA
- a CDS encoding ABC transporter permease, which yields MFWRMIAGSLFRQKGKMAMIAFTIALGASLSSAMLNTMLGVGDKVNQELKTYGANINVVHKEASLLDDIYGVESGSTKKYLREDELYKIKTIFWAYNIVDYAPFLNVSVEYKGQNKPVRLTGTWFDYKIDLHTGQEVITGIRRMRTWWEVTGAWASDDDDSSCMIGSLFAGRNAIHVGDVIEVTGPAGTEALKVSGIFNSGSNEDEYIFTPLHTAQRLLGKTGVCESIEVSALTTPDNDLARKAARNPLSLTIKEMEVWYCTAYVSSICYQIQEVITDAVAKPVRQVAESEGAILNKTTLLMLLITVLSLLASALGISNLVTASVMDRRAEIGLKKAIGASNAAVTVSVLTEIMIIGLIGGTIGYFAGLGLTQIIGRSVFGSAIPPAPMVIPIVVLIIFLITLLGSLPSVRYLLKLNPTEVLHGK from the coding sequence ATGTTTTGGAGAATGATAGCCGGTTCCCTCTTCCGTCAAAAAGGGAAGATGGCGATGATTGCATTTACCATTGCGCTGGGGGCAAGCCTTTCAAGCGCAATGCTCAATACGATGCTCGGAGTAGGGGATAAGGTAAACCAAGAGCTTAAAACCTACGGGGCGAATATCAATGTCGTGCATAAAGAAGCCTCGCTTTTGGATGATATTTACGGAGTAGAGTCGGGGAGCACCAAAAAGTATTTGCGTGAAGACGAGCTGTATAAAATTAAGACTATATTTTGGGCATACAACATTGTTGACTATGCTCCGTTTTTAAACGTGTCCGTCGAATATAAGGGACAAAATAAACCCGTCCGCCTGACCGGTACGTGGTTCGATTATAAAATAGATTTGCACACCGGACAGGAAGTTATCACCGGTATCAGGCGTATGCGGACGTGGTGGGAAGTAACCGGCGCATGGGCTTCCGATGACGATGATTCAAGCTGCATGATCGGCAGCCTCTTTGCAGGAAGAAACGCCATCCATGTCGGCGATGTTATCGAAGTAACAGGACCTGCCGGAACCGAAGCGCTGAAAGTCTCCGGTATATTCAATTCGGGCAGTAACGAAGATGAATACATCTTTACACCCCTTCATACGGCGCAGCGGTTATTGGGCAAGACCGGCGTATGCGAAAGTATCGAAGTAAGCGCCCTTACAACACCCGATAACGACCTTGCACGAAAGGCTGCGCGGAACCCTTTAAGCTTAACCATCAAAGAGATGGAGGTATGGTACTGCACCGCGTATGTCAGCAGTATCTGCTATCAGATTCAGGAGGTGATTACCGATGCCGTTGCAAAACCGGTACGGCAGGTCGCCGAATCCGAAGGTGCGATTTTGAATAAGACCACGCTGCTAATGCTTTTAATAACGGTGTTAAGTTTGCTCGCTTCTGCACTGGGAATCTCAAACCTCGTAACGGCAAGCGTAATGGATAGACGCGCGGAAATAGGCTTAAAGAAAGCTATCGGTGCAAGCAACGCGGCGGTTACGGTTTCGGTGCTGACGGAGATTATGATTATCGGTTTAATCGGCGGAACGATCGGTTACTTTGCAGGATTGGGACTTACGCAGATTATCGGGAGAAGCGTATTCGGTTCGGCTATTCCTCCCGCGCCGATGGTTATTCCGATTGTCGTGCTTATCATCTTCCTTATTACCCTGTTGGGCAGTCTGCCTTCGGTACGGTATTTACTCAAGCTGAATCCTACGGAGGTGCTGCATGGAAAATAA